From Vigna angularis cultivar LongXiaoDou No.4 chromosome 11, ASM1680809v1, whole genome shotgun sequence:
CGCTTCTAGAAGCTTCTACTTCTTCGTGGCCGTCGTTATCGTCATCGTCGCCGCACTCGTACATGGATCCGACGAGAAAAAGTTGATCTTCGAGGTACCGATGCAAGAGGCCCTTCTCCCGCTGCTGCTCCTCGCAGAACCCTTCCTCGCAGCGGCGGAGACGATCGGCGGCGGCGGAGTCGCGGCGGAGGAGCTTCCCCCAGAGGCGGAGGCGGAGGCAGAGCTCGGCTGCGCAGAGGAAGGGGAGGGCGGCGCagaggagaaggaggagaagcggggagcagaggaagaagaaaaagtagcGGATCCGGCGGCGGCGGAGCCAGGAGGAGGCGGCGACGGCGGCGTTGGTCAGCATATGGGGGGTGGGCGCGGGATCATGGGCGCGGCGGTAGGGTTGAAGAAGCGGGAGGTAAACGACGTCGCTTATGGTTGGTATATGTGGTGGTCGTGGTTGATGCGATGTGCCCCCACATGGGTTGTGCATgagatgatggtgatgatgacgaTGCGATGAAAATATGTGAAGTGGAGTTGGAACATGTGATGTTGACTCTGATTCTCCGTGTCATCTTGCTTTCCTGTCCTAAAAGTTTTAACTGTCTTCCTCGAATTTTACTCTCTCTTGGGCCTTTCAAGCCCACCAGGCCCAATTAATCTCATCAAAAGTTACACCTAAAGCTTATTGGTTCATGCAAAATTTACCAAACATACTTTTCTAATTTCCTACAAAGGCCACATTAGATTCTCTCGCTATTCTAATGCTCAAACCAAATCTTTTACTGGATTTTGTGACCACAtcccaattaaaaaatatgtatttttaattgttaaatttaaaatatatgtttttaatgagGTAAATTTCTGAATAAAAACACCACTCAAATGAAGGAGGAATAGTTGGAGAAAGAGTTTGTTGACTTTAATAAGTTCGTGACAAAATTTACGCTTGGAGAGAGAATTCTTTTTTTAAcagtacaaaaatatatatcatgCAGTATTTGGTATTTTATATATCATGCATATTTGGTATTTTGTATGGAtgtatctttaaaaaaaaaaaccatttgtATGGTATACAGTATGGACCAACGGTTAACTATCAGGGCCGTTCGATCCATCCACTCAGGATTGTTCGATCCATCCACTACAGCAATAATGGTCAACCAGGTCAAATGATTTTAATGATGTTGGGAAATAATTGAACCagcgtttaagttattattagAGTCAATAGTCCagataaataatcataaatatcaaattaaagatattgataagttgTTTATCAGTAACTGACCAAACATaaaggtaagtttgtttttattctattgAATATGTGTTAGTTTAAGATCCATGAGATGACTTGTAAATATAAGGTCAAGCACAAAAGCGAGTTACATTCTACTAACATTCTATTTACGTTCATCAGAACTCAAATACTCAACTGATAAACAGTTCATTAAACTGCTCCTAACTTGAGCAttggagtgccttttgcaggtacctccccctggTCAAGAGTATAACCAAGCAGAGCAGGCGACAGTCGAACGGAGCAGTCGACAAGCTAGCAATCCAGACAATCCAAGCATTCGGAGGTAAGAAGGACAGGTCAGAAAGATTAGTCTCTCTATCTTGCACAAATTCCTACCAAAGCACCATTAGATAATAACTTtgtaaaatgcaataaaattgTATCATTTTCAGAAGGAATATTAATGAGGTAAGTGGAGGGAACACAATAAAATTGTTATGCATGTTCTTGAAAGTGGCACCCTCTTACACTGAATCAAGTTCAATTTTGCAGTGCTCGTCCATCCATAAAGCAAGCAAAGGGCTTTTCTTTCTGCACTCCCATAATTTTTAAGTacatcttaaaatttttaaaataaccatTTTATCTTTCATGAAAGTAACCTCAGATTATCTGTTTTGAAAATCTCCCGAATCATGTTTACTGTAACTTTCAATTTCTGGAACAATTAGATATGATTTCCTGAACAGTATTTCTAGATACTGAAACAATTTTTTCAGAACAAAATGTGATGTAATGGATTCTAGAATGAActttgtctttcttcttctttttcctctacAGTGGAGAACGGAGAAACAACAGTGATAACACAGAGGTGACGTTATACAATGGGGAGggatattttagtctttttcttcttaataaGGGAATGTAGTTAGTACAAATGGAGGCGCGGGAAAAGAAAGCTCAAGTAAAACAAGTTAGACATAAATACACTTCCTCTCACTACGTTTcacagtgtttttttttatttaaaaggaaGAGTGCAccattacattaaaatatattattattttgttagatTAACCAgtgaatgaaattttaaaaaaaaaatagaagattgAACAGTATTTGTTAGAATAGAAATACAACAGCTTAAAAATTATTCTCAAAAAACATAAGATACCCTCAAAGAGCTGTAATTCTATAagaaaaactttataaaaagaTGTTTGTTCTATACTGAATTTGGTCCTATTCTCTGTCATTTGATTTCACTAATCCAAAGTTTGTTATTAACAACTATTCTTTATTGTGGcttatgatttattttgttattagttaCCCACGATTTTAGTGTAAGATTATTTctcaattataatttaacaataaattattattgattttcaTATGCAAATATAGTTTTATATGATTCAATTCACAGAATATGCAAATATACATAAAACTGTTTATAATATCAGACTCCACACTCCATCTTATACTAACAAAATGTATTGAACAAGgaagattaaaaacaaaaaagattcATGTTGTTCATGGAGGTTGTAGAAGAGAGGAAAAGGTTTGAAGAGAAAGAGTTTGTATATGGTATTATTGCATGAAAACAATAAGAGAGAATACATAAATACGTAAGCTCTTTGTCTCTTGAAGAAGATCCAGGGTATATTTGTGGTGAGTCAGTGTGATTTTGTGCCACTTCGAAATCCAGAAAATATGTAAGATCACCAAGACTTTTAATGCATATATAAGTGAGAATGGAGAAGGGTGGTGATTTGGGTAATCTCTTCAATTTTGTTTCCCCCAATGAAGAAACATTGAAAGGGTTACAAACATTTGATTAAATAGCATGTAAAACATCGATACCTTTAGACATAGTGATCGAGTTGAATGAATATTTAGGTTGCCTTGTTATCTAGCAATTATCACAAATTTTCTCTCGAATCATGATTTAAGGAAGGCCAAAcaccatatttttttatcacaacaAACTTAAATCCTTGAAATTTAGGTGGCCTAACCTTAGATGCCATAACCATGAATCATTTGACAAAAGCAGAAAAACATTGGGATTCACTAGTATATATTTACCTTAAAGGTTGTGTTTCTTTCCAAATGAGCTTTGATAAACAATCTTGGCATATACTTCCAGGAATCCATTGACCATATTCATTCACTAGTGTGAAATAAGCCTTCTACGTCTCACATTCAATGTCAAAATACCACACagccaacattaaaaatgatcgatggtatttttttaataaatgttcaATTTCAATATCAGAATTTATACTTTTACGATATCATATGCTCATTAGATatcaaaattctaaattttgaaTGTTATATCGGGTAAAATCTTCTCAATAATTGCTTTGTTAGAGAAACACTCAgagtaacaaaaaaaatatcaaaactatACTCTTGATTAGCTGAACATATATTGCCATTAATAATgtttacaaaaaagaaatatttatagaatATGAAAACTTACATAACAGTTTTTTAATCATATTCTAACAAAAAAAGAGTttcaaagattaaaataaaaattcattaatttattttacactaATCAAAAccatatattttagttttttaattaaaaaacacttaaaatacaaaatagaatacTTTTATGCTTAACATCAAAGTAGTTTTGTAAGAAATGATAAAAcagtattaaaaaataaaagatattgtaTTTATCATATGAAAAAggtttagaaaatatatatgacaattaagaaaaggagaaatattGTGTCAAGCCTCGTAATTATGCACCCAAACCCCACCGTCTAATCACAATTAAATGCACTCACGTCACACGCTcagtgccattaaaacgcactcacacactCTGCATGCAGCTGCCAAGTGTCAATTTGGAACATTCGAAAATTATTAGTGGAATACAGGTGTCCACAGGAGAGCGCACGTTCGTCTGAACGTGGGGGCagacaaaaatgattttctgaaaacAACTGCCCACTCTCCTGCACGCACCTTCTTCTTCCCAAAATTATGACTTTCCAttcctccaccttctctctagaaaccctaccttctctctaagaaaactcaccattcttcttctccgatcatcattcaggcaccagTTCTACACTCCCGGCGTAGAGGACGatcgtttgaaccgatcagtttaaGATTCTCaactggtaagttcatcctCTCTCCATTCGTACCTTTCTCTGTAACATGCAAACCCAGGTTTGCGGTTTTATGAGTTTAATCTATCATTCTGAGTAGTTGTCTGGTCTATGTTGGTTATAGTTTGTAGAGGGTGTTGTTGTTCGTTGAGACCTCTGTTAGAAGAAGAACCCTAGCATATATCTGAGAACGTGCGTTcactttaagaggtaagggaagcttattaagtttGATTCTTGTGTATGGGTTGTGTTGTATGACGTTATATGAGTTTTATGAAGCATGAAATCTGTGTTATTTGATCTTtggtatatgattatgattacgAGTTGATGTATGAGAACTATGAAATGgactatgatatgagtatttgaaaatatgaaagcTTATGCTAAGAGATGAGTATAATGTAATGAAActgtaaaatatgaattttcctatgataatgaacgttcgtcattgaacggtccttgaccgttcggtgctGTTAGTAAGCTTCGttgaattgaattctttcatttggaaagatttctagttgaggacgaacgccctcttgtaTTAAgtgctatgtttgagcgttcgaccAAACGTAGATGCCCTGAGCGTTATGTGAGAATTGAGAAGcttgtaaatataaattcctACACTTAGTCATTCTTATATACCTAACTTCCCTATcgtttatcttataaatttctatttctattaatatttcacatcagcgatgggtctcgacccaaagcgttcgttatgagtggcgctcggtcttataccgaacgctcgtccttgccTTTAATTATCAAACGGgtgtaaatagcgttcgtccaaatattttAGTAAGTGTGtattaccgcgttcggtcattgactggcagtcggttTCCTAAGCGAATTGATCTCGGTATAGTCCTTTATTAGTCTGGTGGTGTTTATATCCTTTTGGATTCGGCCTGGAGCCCTTGTACTTAAAACATTCTAAGTATTATTCGGATCGTActagaatcagttcatttaactgattcaagtggtaATGACATTCGTCAAATAACATGTGTCGGCTTTATTCTGCTCGAAAATGAGTTTCCTCGGTCTCGtctttaacgttcgtcctcgttatgaagagggctgaacgctcgtctttttatgaaactaGAACGgaatatgaaaatgatattaaagtgGAAAGTTATTAagaatgaacagtatatgaggtGAAACTatggttgtggattttgaacgagcgttccagggaggaacgactcttggatgaaagttgagatttgtaaagtatgaatgtggcaagcttagctggcggttcatcctgatgttccgtgagtgctcgttctcaagtagagaggagtatgtcatgcgtgggaacggcaggaggtcctagtctataactgtaacttggacggaacggactaacctcgagagGTAGCTGATGTAATATTCCAGTTATTATATcaccgggtgcacgaacgtcgtagctacacagaattcatacggtccggacagtcagtctagtatcaggatttggTTGAGTTATGGAATCGattgaattatatgttgtgaatcatttgatatgtttgatgtgctatgaaatatatgttattacttgaattaaattcaataagcttaccctgtgtatttttttcattgtgtTGTCCTGTCtctgtacgtccgtccttgtcttgcaatgatcatccgtgtggatgtgagcagatggagaggcgttgcttgaggaaacactggaagaagaaaatttggaggaagcaAACCTCGTcgatgttgaagtgaaggccgaacagtagtaCGTTCTGTTAGCTGTTTAGTTTAGTTATTTTAGCGTGCTGTCTGTGAACGACCCCTTTTTAttaattgaccgttcggtatttctgttttgtaaaccgttcggtcaggtatGCTTGGGTCGTACGTTGTTATTGTCTTTAACttcttgtaaggccgttcggccagaacctttgttttagttatttaagactgatttggtttatcattaaatgtaattaattctactatatggtgtttactgtatttttgggatgttacattagtggtatcagagaagttttgttcttttaaggacattgtaggttatgagtgcactgtgtttttgctgtgtgcttaatgggtgtttaatgagttattttaaACTCTTTGAACATGACTAACGACCGTTTTTCTCTGTTGTTCCAGAGAACAAATGGCACCCAGAAttcctcctccacctcaacctAACGAGCGTGATGCGCCCGACAACAACAGGTTGTTGGAAACAGTGATCGAGAGGCTACAACAACAAAACACTCTCCTAATGGAGCAGAATGCAGCTGCTCAACAGAGTTTTGAGGCCGCTCGCGCCAACTCTGAAGCTACACAGAGGCAGCTAATGGAGATTCTTGCAGCTAATAGGAATACGCAGGGAGCGTCTTCTTCCAACGCTGCCCAACATACTGAGTGGAGCTTGGAAAGCTTCCTTCAACACCATCCTGCAAAGTTCAGTGGAAAATGCCTTCCTGATGAGGCGGACCAGTGGCTGAGGGATATGGAACGTATCTACAACGCTAAGAGGTGTCTGGATGACAACCAGTTGGCCTTTACAAAATACTTGTTGACTGGAGAAGCTAGCCACTGGTGGACGAGTATGAAAGCTATTTTAACGGACGCTTAGAGTCCCATCACTTGGGCGGTTTTCAGGAGTAAGTTCTATGAGGAATACTTCCCAGACAGCGTTCGTTACGCTAAGGAAGTTGAGTTCCTTCAACTGGTGCAAGGAGCGAAGTCTGTGTCGGAGTATACCAACACATTCAAACATCTGTTGAGGTTCAATACCATGGCGACCAATGAGGAGTGGCAGTGTAGAAAGTTTGAAAACGGGCTGAGGAGTGATCTGAAGGTGTTAATCTCCAACTTATGTATTCGGTCATTCCCTGCAATGGTCGAGAGGGCCAAAGTATTGGAGAAAAACTTGGCTGAAGTCGAACAGCAGAAGAAACAACAAGCAACCAGGGGACTGATTCTAACGAGAACAAATCTGAATCGGAATAGGACGTCgtacgctcgtccagcacaaTCAAGTGGTTCTCAGGCGATGGTGGTTACTGGACAGTCTGGACAGCAGGGGGCGATCAGGTGTTTTCAGTGTGGAGGACCTCACTACAAGTCTTCATGCCCTCAGTTGGTTGGAGGAAAATATTGCACTCGCTGCAGGAGGAACGGTCATCTGGAGAGCGAGTGTAATATGGGTGGACGAGCGGTTATGAGACCACCGAACACTGGAAGGATCCAGCAAGGGAGGGGTGGTCGAGCGCAAGCAGTGGGACGAGTGTATGCAATAACGGGCGCAGAAGCAGCAAGTTCAGGTACACTTATCATCAGGACATGCTTACTATATGGACAGtcttgttgtgtgttgtttgattcgggggcaacacattccttcatctcgaaggcgtgcgttgagaaACTGGGATTGACAGAGAGtgagatgcagttcgacttggtggtgtcaaccccagcggctggtgaggttaggacgtaTACCGTCTGTACTAGATGTCCTATAGAGGTCGAGGGGCGTAGTTATAAGGTCAACTTAATATGCTTACCTCTAAAGGAGTTAGAggtgattttaggaatggattggctggctaccaatcgcattctcatagacTGTGGAGAAAAGAAGTTGGTTTTTCcggatgaagaggaagaagagttgTCAGTAACGCTCGGTCAACTGAAGGAAGATATCATGGAGGGCGCCAGTTGCTTTTTTATTATGACGCACTCAGATGAAGACTCCAGTGGAGAACGATCGTCCGGTAGTCGGATGAGTAGAGGACTATCGGTCGTGGACGAATTTCCTGAcgtttttccagaagaagtacCTGGACTGCCTCTCGTTCGTGAGGTTGAATTTACAATCGATTTGGTGACAACAGCAGCACCCATCTCTGTCCAACCGTACCGAATGGCACCAGCTGAGTTGGCCGAACTCAAACAACAAATTGAAGATCTGATGGACAAGAGATTTATTAGACCAAGCGTGTCACCCTGGGGAGCGCCTGTTCTCTtagtgaaaaagaaagatggCAGCTCTAGACTTTGTATTGACTACAGACAACtaaacaagctgaccatcaagaacaaatacccGCTACCTCGGATTGACGATCTGCTGGATCAACTACATGGTGCGAGCGTATTCTCTAAGATATATTTACGATCGGGGTATCACCAGATTCGAGTGAAGGAGGAAGACATTCGGAAGACAGCGTTCCGATCTCGTTATGGACATTATGAGTACGTGGTGATGCCGTTCGGAGTGACGAACGCCCCAGCAGTGTTTATGGAATATATGAATCACATATTCAGGCCGTATCTGGATAAGTTTGTGGTGGTGTTCATTGACGACATCCTCGTCTACTCCAAGAACCACGAAGAACACGAAGAACATTTGAGGTTGGTGCTGGGCGTATTGAGAGAAAAGGAGTTGTACGCCAAGTTATCTAAGTGTGATTTTTGGATGAAGAGCGTGCAGTTCTTGGGGCATGTAGTCTCGGCAGAAGGTATCTTAGTAGATCCGGCCAAGGTGCAAGCGGTATTAGATTGGGAGAGTCCACGTTCGGTTACTGAGGTTCGCAGCTTCGTGGgactcgcgggctactataggcgtttcattgaaggattttctaagatagtagcgcCGTTGACGCAGCTAACACGTAAGGATCACCCGTTCGCCTGGACCGATCGTTGTGAAACAAGCTTTCAGGAGTTGAAGAAAAAGTTAACGAGCGCGCCAGTCTTGATTATTCCGGACACCGCCAAACCATTCGAAGTCTACTGCGATGCGTCTCATCAAGGCTTGGGCTGCGTCCTTATGCAAGAGAAGAGGGCAGTGGCGTACGCTTCTCGTCAATTGAAGATCCACGAGAAGAACTATCCGACGCACGACCTGGAATTAGCAGCGGTCGTCTTCGCCCTAAAGATTTGGAGACACCATCTGTATGGATCCACCTTCCAGGTCTTCAgcgatcacaagagtctcaagtacctttttgatcaaaaggagttgaacatgaggcaaaggaggtggcttgagttcttgAAAGATTATGAGTTTGAACTGCTGTATCATCCGGGAAAAGCGAACGTTGTGGCGGACGCTTTAAGTAGAAAGGTAGTTCACGTCTCCTCCATGATGGTCAGGGAGTTAAGTTTGGTGGAGAGTTTCAGAGACCTAAGGTTGCAGTTCAAGTTAGAACCGAACAGCATCAAATGTTGTAACTTTAGGATATCAAGTAATGTATTCGACCAGATTAAGATGAAGCAACGGGAGGACGAAGACCTGGTGAAGATTCTGAACGCGCTCGGTACAGATCAAGCCAAGGAGTTCAACGCTGGAACGGACGACCTATTACGTTATATgggtaggacgtgcgttccAAATGATGGAGATCTGAAGAGAATTATCCTGGAGGAAGGGCATCAcagtcgtcttagcatgcaccccggcatgactaagatgtatcaagacctcaggaAGACGTTttggtggccaggaatgaagaaCGATGTCGCTCGTTTCGTGGCGTCATGCTTAACTTGTCAGCGAGCGAAGGCTGAACACCAAAGACCGGGCGGTTTGTTGCAGAAACTTGAGATTCCAGAATGGAAATGGAACAACATTTCAATGGACTTCGTAACCCACTTACCCCGCACGTTGAGGAATCACGATTCTATCTGGGTTATAGTGGACCGATTAACAAAGAGCGCCCATTTCCTAGCGGTCAACCTGAAGATGTCTATGACTAATTTGGCAAAGCTCTACATTAAGGAGATTGTTCGTCTACATGGAGTGTCGTCCAGTATCATCTCTAACTGAGACACGAGATTCACCTCTCGGTTCTGGCAATCCTTGCAAACCGAGCTCGGCAACAAACTTCAAATGAGTTCAGCgtatcaccctcagacggacggtcaatcTGAAAGGACCATCCAGACACTCGAAGACTTGCTGAGGACGTGCGTCTTGGATCACATGGGTGTTTGGGATGAGGTATTACCGTTAGTggaattcacctacaacaacagcttcCAGTCCAGTATTGGAATGGCTCCCTTCGAAGCTCTTTACGGACGT
This genomic window contains:
- the LOC108332567 gene encoding uncharacterized protein LOC108332567; translated protein: MHNPCGGTSHQPRPPHIPTISDVVYLPLLQPYRRAHDPAPTPHMLTNAAVAASSWLRRRRIRYFFFFLCSPLLLLLLCAALPFLCAAELCLRLRLWGKLLRRDSAAADRLRRCEEGFCEEQQREKGLLHRYLEDQLFLVGSMYECGDDDDNDGHEEVEASRSVEDVERIGSSTARKPLLR